The Bdellovibrio bacteriovorus W nucleotide sequence AGAGCTGTCATCGACCTTAAGAAGAGTTTTTAAAGAGGCTCAGCACCCATCTCAGCTATGATGGCTCCACTGATATAGCTAGAGTCGGCTTCCGATGCTAGAAAGACGTAAGCCGGCGCAATCTCTTCCGGTTGGGCAGGTCTTCCAATGGGTTGATTGCTGCCGAAGTTTTTAATTTTTTCTTCGGTGGCTCCTTTGTCGGCAGGATTTAACGGTGTCCAGACGGGGCCAGGAGCCACGGCGTTGACGCGTATACCTTGGCTGATCAAACTTTGTGCTAAAGATTTTGTGAATGTATTCAGAGCTCCCTTAGTGGCTGAGTAATCGATGAGTTCTTTAGGTGCTCTCTGTGAAGTTTCAGAACTGGTAATAATAATGGCATCTCCATGATGCAGGTAGGGCAGGGCTTCTTTGCAGAGATAAAAACATGCAAAGACATTGGTTCTAAATGTTCTTTCGAAATCCTCGTCGCTGATATCTTCAATGCTATTACTTCTTTTCTGGTAGGCGGCATTACTCACAAGAATGTTGATTTTAGAAAACTCAGAAACGGTTCTTTTTATCGCGAGGCTACAAAAGTCTTTCTCCGTCAAATCACCTTCGATCAATAGGCATCGTCGGCCTTCGCTTTCCACAAATTCTTTTGTTTTGAACGCATCACTTTTCTCTTCAGGGAGGTAGGTAATAGCCACATCAGCTCCCTCGCGTGCATATATATGAGCAACAGCCCGGCCAATTCCAGAGTCACCTCCGGTAATAAGAGCTACTTTGTTTTGTAGCTTGCCCGCAGGTTTATATTGCTCAGCTCTGTATTGTGGTTTGAGATTCATATCCTCTTCTAGTCCCACACCTTTCAGTTTTGATTCTGAAAACGGTGGGGCGGGTTTTGACTTCTTGTTAGGATGATATGAATGGCTTCGGGGTTCTGGCATAAGCACCTCGTTCTATGATAGGAAAATAAATATTAGCAAGTGAGCTAATTTTAAAAGAAATGGCTCAAGGGGTGTAAAAGAATCTGCCCCTTATGCGAAATAAACGAAGAGAAATGTGAGCTAACAAGCTTAAAGCTAGTGGTTTGTGTCAGAAGCAGTTTTTTTAAATTCGAGGATATGAAGAAATTGTTCTGGATTTGTGTAAAAACCACGTAAACCCATAAAGTATATTCTCTTATTTTCAGATCTTGAGATATTGGCGATTCGAGTATTTTCAAGGATTACTTCAGTAGAAGATTTGCTTTGTGTATCGAAGCTGATGAGGTGAGTCGCCACTCGATCGTCTAGTGATGTTGTCATGAGCCAGTTAAGTCTGTGATTCTCCATTTTTATCATTTGATAAGGGACCGCAGAGATTGAACGATCTGTCATGGGGACACGCGTTGAAGTTTCAGAAATGGTCATGGTCGGGAAGTCTATATCTAAGTGTAAGAAGAAGCCTTCCAAAAGCTTAGTATGAGATTCATTAATAAGCAAATTGAAAAAAGTTGCAGCAGAGTTCATAAAAGACCAGGCCACCGTAACCTGACTCTCAGGCATCGTATGCGAGAATTCCTTAACCTTAGCAGCACCACTCGAGGACCATCTGTATTGTTCGAAGGCGTAATGCAACGGGGGAGAATGTGAGAGTGCTTTGCCTAGCCAAAATGAAATGTTCCCTTCGTCATCAAACTCATAATATGCAATATTTGAGCTAGGAGTGCTTTTTATGATGGCGCCAGTATTTACGTCAACATGTACGAGTGCAGAAGAAAGTGGTAGGTAGAGACCTGCGTCGTCTCTTAAGAACTTTGAAATTTGGGATGAGATATAGCCATAGGATTGTAAGCTGATGAAACCATTGACGCCAAAATTAGCATCGGGAATTCCGGGAGAGACAATTTTGAGTATTCCGCTTTGATTGCTCGAGGTTTCTGTAACCCACAAGAAGTACTCAGTATCAGACGCATCTATCACTTGGGAAACTCGAAATTTCGCGAAGGATAGATAGCCGTTCGCAAGGACTGTTTTATTAGGTTTTCCATCTTGATCGAAGGCTGCGATTAGATGTTCGAGAGACTGGCGAGTTTTAAAGTATGTCCCCCAGGTCAGAAGATGGTCGCCATAGATAGCGCTATAGTTGATGTCTTTCATAATATTGGCTTCTATAAATTCTTCGAAGAAATGTAGCACTAGTTGATCTTGGGGCAAGGAGTTCCCCCCTCGCTGAGTCATTCTAAGTGTGTTTTCGCTGATGTTTTTTCCCGCCTCTTGACCGACTTCTCCAGTCGCAAGATAGGCAATATAGTTTTGTGAAAAAGCAACCTTGTAGGAGCTGCCGGGTGCAAGGCCCGCAGGAGCATTTAAGATGATGGGCGTGGTTATGCGTTGAACGCTCAGGTCTTCGGTGTTTACTTTTAAAACATCCAACTTTCGTCCGCTGTAAGTTAAAGTATGGATGTGAAAGCTATTGTCGACTCTTTCGATATCTAGAATATGTTCGTTTGATTGTAAGTTAAGCGCAACCTCTTGAACAAGTTCACAATCGTAGGTCCACTTTTGCACACCCCCTTCTTTAGAGAAAGAATATATATTCTGTTCATCATTACGAGAGAATAAGAACGCAGCCCCTTTGGAAATCTTATTGGTTTTAAAAATAGAACCATCATAATGAATGCAACCCAAATGAATCGTGGAGTTTATGTTTTGGCTGATAGAGGAAAATGAGTTGCCGCTTCCAATATATACTTCAGAGTTGGTGGAGCTGGTATGGGAGCCAATAAAAACACCTTGATCAAACCAGGATACATCAAGAGAACCATCTTTGTTGAATTTCATATATACCGGATTATTAATCGAACCACCTGAAGGGTTTAAAGTTGAGAGGTAGGAAAGATTTATAGAATTTTTATCCAAAGAAAAGACAGCATTCGATACTTTTCGGTTCGGGGGAATTAAAATATCAGGAGCACGTCTTTTTATTTTTCCATTCAATGAGATGAAGATAAAACGAACTCTGTTTTCAAGATTTGCGGTCGAAATTACAGTGCATACTATAATTTCCTCGGCTTGGGGGTCGAATAATAGCTTACTCGATTCTAGGTTGGCAGCCGCAAGCCCTATGATTTCGTCTGTGAGATTAAGATGACCGTTCTTTCCGAAGCTTTGTTTGGGAGTGGTGTCGACGTTAAAGGACCGGATTTGATAACCATCTTCAGAAATTTCAGAGAGGTAAACGGTGCCATCAGATGCAAGAATTATATTATCCATAACTTGAGTCTTGCGGCGGGTGTTGATGATGGGTGGAACTGGAACTGTTTTTAACGAGAATTCATTGATTTCTGGAGGTTTGCGATCTGGAATCAATGATAAAATATCAGCCTTCATGCTACACGCAGAAATAAGTAAAGCGATCATTGAAATGATATATAAATTGCAATTCATATTGCATTCCTAAATTTTTCGCTGATGGATCGAGAAGTTCCAACACGTTCGACAAGAGGCCATATCTACATTCGGGCGTTGTATGACTTTAGTTGAATTACGATTAGGTAATGGAGTCTAAGCCTATGATTTAGTAAATGAGATTAATCAT carries:
- a CDS encoding short-chain dehydrogenase/reductase SDR (COG1028 Dehydrogenases with different specificities (related to short-chain alcohol dehydrogenases)); this encodes MPEPRSHSYHPNKKSKPAPPFSESKLKGVGLEEDMNLKPQYRAEQYKPAGKLQNKVALITGGDSGIGRAVAHIYAREGADVAITYLPEEKSDAFKTKEFVESEGRRCLLIEGDLTEKDFCSLAIKRTVSEFSKINILVSNAAYQKRSNSIEDISDEDFERTFRTNVFACFYLCKEALPYLHHGDAIIITSSETSQRAPKELIDYSATKGALNTFTKSLAQSLISQGIRVNAVAPGPVWTPLNPADKGATEEKIKNFGSNQPIGRPAQPEEIAPAYVFLASEADSSYISGAIIAEMGAEPL